Within Paenibacillus sabinae T27, the genomic segment TGCCTACATTGCTGCCTCTCACGAACACTTCGCCGTCGATTTCAGGTGCGTCATACTGCGACCGGCCGATATACACGTCGCTGCGTCCGTCATACCGCTCTACCAGCACATCGAGGACCTGACCGACATACCGGCTTCCTCTGTCGCTTGTAAGCTGGCGCTGAAGCTCCATCAGCGTGTTGGCCCGCCATTCCTTGACTTCGTCCGGAATCTGATCCGGCAGGCGTGAAGCCGGTGTTCCTTCTTCATTGGAATAGGTAAATACCCCGAGCCGATCGAAGCCAATTTCCCTTACAAAATCGCATAACCGCTCAAAATCCTCCTCGGTCTCCCCTGGAAAACCGACAATGATGGAGGTTCGCAGCGATACGCCGGGAATCATTTCCCGGATTCGCTTAACCAGACTGCGAATGTCCTGCTGCCGTCCGGGTCTGCGCATCCGTTTCAGAATGGCGTCCTCGCTATGCTGCAGCGGCATGTCCACATACTTGCAAATCTTCGGATTGTCAGCCATAGTCCGGATCAGTTCGTCGGTAAAAAAGCCGGGATACGCATAATGCAACCGTACCCACTCAATCCCTTCCACTTCGCTCACCCGGTTCAGCAGCTCGGGCAGCTTGAAGCCGTCATACAGATCGGTTCCGTAATTGGTGGAATCCTGAGCAATGAGGCTGATTTCTTTGACGCCCTGAGCCGCCAGCGCCCCGACTTCAGCCACAATCGATTCCATGGAGCGGCTGCGGAACGCCCCGCGCATAATCGGAATACTGCAGAACGTACAGTTATTGTCGCAGCCTTCAGCGATCTTGACATAAGTAGTATAGCGGGGCGTCGATACCTTGCGCGGCAGCGCCTCCTCATAGTTAAAGACTGGATTGCCGACCCACACTGGTCTGCTTCCTCTCACGGCTTCATCGACAATCTGAACGATATTGTGAAAATCGCCCGTACCGACAATCCCGTCGATCTCCGGCATCTCATCCATTAATTGCTCTTTGTAGCGCTGGGTCAGGCAGCCCGACACGATGAGCGCCTTCAATTTGGCCGTTTCCTTCAGCTCCGCAAGCTCAAGAATCGTATTCACAGACTGCTCTTTGGCTTCATCTATAAATCCGCAGGTATTTACAATAATAACGGTTGCTTCTTCCTTTTCGTCCACAAGTGTATATCCTCGTTCATGAACAAGTCCGGACATAATCTCCGAATCGACCAGATTTTTCTCGCAGCCGAGCGTAACGATGTTAATTTTTTCTGTCATGGTCATCCCCCAATAATAAAAAAGCACAAATCCACATTATCTCAACAAGTATAATATAGCCATAATTCAGCTGTCAAAAACAGAAAGCACCCCGCAGGGCTCGCATGACAGGCCACTGCGGGGTATACTAAGTTATTTCAGGTTCGTATATTGAAGATCCAGCGGCAGATCCGCATTATTGAGAAGCTGGATGATCTGCTGCAGATCGTCCCTGCTCTTGCCAGTGACGCGAATCTGGTCGCCCTGGATTTGGCTCTTGACCTTGAGTTTGGAGTCGCGGATCAGCACATTGATCTTCTTGGCGTTCTCCTGGTCAATTCCCTGCTTAAGGCCCAGCCGCTGACGGACCGTTCCGAGCGAAGCCGGCTCGATTTTGCCGAAATCAAGGTTCTTTGCTGAAATGCCTCTTTTGATCATCTTGGACTGCAAAATATCAATAACGGCATTCAGCTTGTACTCGTCATCGGCTGCGATGATCAGGGCGTCTTTTTCAAGCTTGAGACTGCTCTTGCTTCCCTTGAAATCGTAACGGTTCTGGATCTCCTTCTCGGTCTGGTGAACTGCATTGGTTAATTCCTGAACGTCCATTTTGGACACAATATCAAATGAGCTTTCCGAAGCCATGGTTCCACGTCCTTTATAAGCTATATTCAGCTATTATTATATGAAAAAGAAAAGGTCAAGTCTAACAGCCGGCTGCTTTGACGCCATAACGCAAAAAAATAACGCCTCCCTCAAAGAAAATCCCTCCTTGCGGGAGACGCTTCTTAAGCGCCAGTTATCTGCTTCGGGCGGTACCCCGGAACATGTCCAAAATCCCCAATACGATATGAGCAAGACCGAAGCCCAAAATACCGTAGCCCCAAGCATTCGGCATCAAATAGTAACCAAGCAGACTGACAATAATGCCCAGGCCGGTTACAATCCAGCTGACCGTCATCGATTGCACCTCGCTTTGATGGATGAACTGTTAACCATTCCTTAGCATCTCCAAAATAGCAAAGTCTATACGAATATACGATACTTATTCGCCTGTGGCGGCCGTGTCCCCGCTGTTAGCCGTTTGTCCGTCCGTAGAGGTGCCCGCCGATGCACCTTCGGCCGGGGTTCCCAAGCCGTCATCCAGCTTAAGCAAAATACGCGACGTGGTCTTGCCGTCCGTTACCGCCTGCCCATTCACGGTAATCTGCGTAGCAGGAGAATAGCCGGATTTAATATAAATACCTTCACTATCCAGCGTAAAGGTCATAGTATCTCCTGCAGCCGTACTTCCAAAAGAGAGCTTCTGTCCTCTGGAATTTTCGCCTTTATAAACCTCCAGCCAACTTTGGCCTGTCGCTGTAATGACCACCTGCGGATTAGTGCCGCTCACCTTGAATACGGTAGTCTTGCCTGACTTCCCGTCCATTACAACCGTTCCGTCTCCCGGGGATGGCGAAGCAGATGGAGATGGAGATGCGGACGGTGACGCCGACGGTGAAGGGGATGGAGACGCGGCAGCTTCCGCGCTTGCCCCGGCTTCGGGGCTAGCCGTAGCGGCCGGAGTCGCGCCTCCTCCATTCGCAGGGGCCGGTCCTGTGGACTGAGCTGCCGACGGAGACTGAGTGCTCTCGGTAATCGGATTTCCGTCGGTCTGCTCATTATCCGATTTCCCCCAGTTTGAAGCATACATGTAAATAACCGCTATAATCAGTACCGGAAAAATCCACATCAATAGCGTCGGAAGCCATTTGGCATTCCGCTCGGTCTCGGGTCTTCGGCTGCGTTTCTGAAGCACCGATTCCATGGTGGAAGGCTCTTCCCTGGTCACCGGAACGCTTCCGGGCTCCTGCACGAGATCATCGGGATTGACGCCAACCGCCTCGGCATAGGTCTTGATAAAAGCGCGGACATAAAAACTGCCGGGAAGAACCTTGTAGTCCCCCGCTTCGATGGCTTCCAAATATTTTTTGCGGATCTTCGTTACTTCCTGTACATCATCCAGACTCATTCCCTTTTGCAGACGGGCCTCTTTCAACTGCCGGCCTAGTTCCGACATGCCATCACCTCCTAATCCTCTCTATTTACAAATCGTCACTGTAGCTGGCCGTGAACGTATCGTACAAAATTTCTTCGTTCGGATTATTCCGCAGTTCAATCAGAATATCGAAATCGTCATACGTATACTCCGACTCGCGGACAAAAATATCCGGGTGCTCAATCACTTTCGTGCTCGGCATCGTCATAATGTCTTTGAGCAGATTGTAATGCTTCTCATTGGACCGGATCGTACTGACAATGCCGTCGATGATAAAAATATTGTTCGGATTCATTTCATCCTCGGCAAGCTGGCTGCGAACGGTCTGCCGGAGCATCGTCGAGGAGACAAACGTCCAGCGCTTCATCGCGCACACGCTGCCGGCAATAATTGATTCCGTCTTGCCGACGCGCGGCATGCCGCGAAGTCCGATCACCTGATTGCCATCACGTTTAAAGAGCTCTCCCAGAAAATCGACCAAAAGGCCAAGCTCATCCCGCGTAAAGCGAAACGTCTTGCGGTCGTCCGAATCCCGGTCGATGTACCTTCCGTGGCGAACGGCCAGCTTATCTACCAGACGCGGAGAACGCAGCGCGGTTACCGTTATATTTTCCACCTTCTTGAGCATTTCGCCCATAAGCAGGATTTTCTCATCGTCATTCGTTTCAAGCAGCATGCCTCGAGTCTTGTCCTCTACTCCGTTGATGGTCAGAATGTTGACCTCAAGCATACCGAGCATCGAGGCGATGTCGCCGAGTAAACCGGGTCTATTCTTATGTATCTTGTATTCCATATACCATTGTTTATATTCCAAATTCCACACCTCGTAATGTAAATTCCTCTCCCCGGGCCTTATCCGTCAAAAAGTACCATGATTCGACAAGCCAACTGTTCACGGGTCATGTTTATGATATATAAAATGAAATTGAAAGGCAAGACGATTAGCCGGACAATTGCAGAAAAGCTCCCTCGAGGGGAGCTTGTTCCGCCGGGTTATGCGTTTTGCTTCGCCAGCTTGACCATGAGGGAGGCAATGGTATGGCGCTGACTTTCGTCGCCGACATCCCACAGCTCTTTGATCGCCCGGTTCGAGGCGTTTTGCGGATCGACCTTTTTATCAAGGAATTCCCCGATTTCAAAGGCCAGCTTGGCGATCGTATCTTCGCTCATGCCCACCTTTTCGGCCTGGATGACCCGCTCGCCCAGAAATTTCTTCCAGGTATCATAGTTTTTGATAACTGTAGATTC encodes:
- the rimO gene encoding 30S ribosomal protein S12 methylthiotransferase RimO, translated to MTEKINIVTLGCEKNLVDSEIMSGLVHERGYTLVDEKEEATVIIVNTCGFIDEAKEQSVNTILELAELKETAKLKALIVSGCLTQRYKEQLMDEMPEIDGIVGTGDFHNIVQIVDEAVRGSRPVWVGNPVFNYEEALPRKVSTPRYTTYVKIAEGCDNNCTFCSIPIMRGAFRSRSMESIVAEVGALAAQGVKEISLIAQDSTNYGTDLYDGFKLPELLNRVSEVEGIEWVRLHYAYPGFFTDELIRTMADNPKICKYVDMPLQHSEDAILKRMRRPGRQQDIRSLVKRIREMIPGVSLRTSIIVGFPGETEEDFERLCDFVREIGFDRLGVFTYSNEEGTPASRLPDQIPDEVKEWRANTLMELQRQLTSDRGSRYVGQVLDVLVERYDGRSDVYIGRSQYDAPEIDGEVFVRGSNVGIGEITKVRITHAFEYDLSGEELQ
- a CDS encoding YajQ family cyclic di-GMP-binding protein is translated as MASESSFDIVSKMDVQELTNAVHQTEKEIQNRYDFKGSKSSLKLEKDALIIAADDEYKLNAVIDILQSKMIKRGISAKNLDFGKIEPASLGTVRQRLGLKQGIDQENAKKINVLIRDSKLKVKSQIQGDQIRVTGKSRDDLQQIIQLLNNADLPLDLQYTNLK
- a CDS encoding helix-turn-helix domain-containing protein, whose amino-acid sequence is MSELGRQLKEARLQKGMSLDDVQEVTKIRKKYLEAIEAGDYKVLPGSFYVRAFIKTYAEAVGVNPDDLVQEPGSVPVTREEPSTMESVLQKRSRRPETERNAKWLPTLLMWIFPVLIIAVIYMYASNWGKSDNEQTDGNPITESTQSPSAAQSTGPAPANGGGATPAATASPEAGASAEAAASPSPSPSASPSASPSPSASPSPGDGTVVMDGKSGKTTVFKVSGTNPQVVITATGQSWLEVYKGENSRGQKLSFGSTAAGDTMTFTLDSEGIYIKSGYSPATQITVNGQAVTDGKTTSRILLKLDDGLGTPAEGASAGTSTDGQTANSGDTAATGE
- a CDS encoding DUF3388 domain-containing protein, producing the protein MEYKQWYMEYKIHKNRPGLLGDIASMLGMLEVNILTINGVEDKTRGMLLETNDDEKILLMGEMLKKVENITVTALRSPRLVDKLAVRHGRYIDRDSDDRKTFRFTRDELGLLVDFLGELFKRDGNQVIGLRGMPRVGKTESIIAGSVCAMKRWTFVSSTMLRQTVRSQLAEDEMNPNNIFIIDGIVSTIRSNEKHYNLLKDIMTMPSTKVIEHPDIFVRESEYTYDDFDILIELRNNPNEEILYDTFTASYSDDL
- a CDS encoding DUF3243 domain-containing protein, which gives rise to MSTESTVIKNYDTWKKFLGERVIQAEKVGMSEDTIAKLAFEIGEFLDKKVDPQNASNRAIKELWDVGDESQRHTIASLMVKLAKQNA